A genomic stretch from Komagataeibacter xylinus includes:
- a CDS encoding mannitol dehydrogenase family protein: MTPLNKTSLPHLPPEIVVPAYDRSKVTPGIAHISVGNFHRAHQAVYIDRVLARAGQQGWGLLGVGLMENPHEALKAQDMALQDGLYSLTECAPDAPNVVRVIGSITEYMYAPADRAATIARLADPAIRIVSLTVTEGGYYVDENGIFPLDHPVIAEDLKRDVPHTVFGLLTEALRQRRESGAGPFTILSCDNLPQNGHVARAAFLGWARARDAGLAQWMEENVTFPCTMVDRITPAVHPEDVKRLDAESGLDDRIPVFCEDFIQWVVEDKFCAGRPELDAVGVQFTDNVEPYEAVKLHMLNASHSLLGLSGVLSGYRFVSEIMLDLNEVALVEQYLAFDAEPLLHAPPGMALRDYGRRLLHRFRNKAISDQLLRIAFDSTSKLSMFIKSTAMGVIAHRRPVEHIAFVVACYAEYLRGRDDKGTVYDVIEPHLTDEDRLKAASAQLEDALDMTAFAGWDLRESAVFVQRYLALRQSVRDRGTRATLAEVVSTGE; this comes from the coding sequence ATGACCCCACTTAACAAGACATCCCTGCCCCACCTGCCGCCCGAGATCGTGGTGCCTGCCTATGACCGCAGCAAGGTAACGCCCGGCATCGCGCATATCAGCGTTGGCAATTTTCATCGCGCCCATCAGGCGGTCTATATCGACCGCGTTCTGGCGCGCGCGGGCCAGCAGGGCTGGGGCCTGCTGGGCGTTGGCCTGATGGAAAACCCGCACGAGGCCCTCAAGGCGCAGGACATGGCCTTGCAGGACGGCCTGTATTCCCTGACCGAATGCGCGCCCGATGCACCGAACGTGGTGCGCGTGATCGGCTCCATTACGGAGTATATGTACGCCCCCGCCGACCGGGCCGCCACCATCGCCCGCCTGGCCGATCCCGCCATCCGCATTGTCAGCCTGACCGTGACCGAGGGCGGCTATTACGTTGATGAAAACGGCATCTTTCCCCTCGATCACCCCGTCATAGCCGAAGACCTGAAGCGCGACGTACCGCACACGGTGTTTGGCCTGCTGACCGAGGCGCTCCGCCAGCGGCGCGAGAGCGGTGCTGGTCCGTTCACCATCCTGTCGTGTGACAACCTGCCCCAGAACGGCCATGTGGCGCGCGCGGCCTTCCTCGGCTGGGCGCGGGCACGTGACGCGGGGCTGGCGCAATGGATGGAGGAGAATGTCACCTTCCCCTGCACCATGGTGGACCGCATCACCCCTGCCGTGCACCCTGAGGATGTAAAGCGCCTCGATGCCGAAAGCGGGCTTGATGACCGTATCCCCGTTTTCTGCGAGGATTTTATCCAGTGGGTCGTCGAGGACAAATTCTGCGCAGGCCGCCCGGAACTCGACGCCGTAGGCGTGCAGTTTACAGATAATGTCGAGCCCTATGAGGCCGTGAAGCTGCACATGCTCAACGCCTCCCACTCGCTGCTCGGGCTTTCGGGCGTGCTGTCGGGCTACCGCTTTGTCAGCGAGATCATGCTTGACCTCAACGAGGTGGCACTCGTCGAGCAGTATCTGGCCTTTGATGCCGAACCCCTGCTGCATGCACCCCCGGGCATGGCGCTGAGGGATTATGGCAGGCGGCTGCTGCATCGTTTCCGCAACAAGGCGATCAGCGATCAGTTGCTGCGCATTGCCTTTGATAGCACCTCCAAGCTGTCCATGTTCATCAAGAGCACCGCCATGGGCGTAATCGCCCATCGTCGCCCGGTGGAGCACATCGCCTTCGTGGTCGCGTGCTATGCGGAATATTTACGCGGGCGTGACGATAAAGGCACGGTCTATGATGTGATCGAGCCTCACCTGACCGATGAAGACAGGCTCAAGGCGGCCTCGGCCCAGCTTGAAGATGCGCTGGACATGACCGCTTTTGCAGGCTGGGACCTGCGGGAAAGTGCGGTTTTCGTGCAGCGCTACCTGGCGTTGCGCCAGTCCGTTCGTGACCGGGGAACCCGTGCCACGCTGGCGGAGGTTGTATCCACCGGGGAATAG
- a CDS encoding cytochrome c, with the protein MIKRIAAAIVGIGVAGGVGFLAYAWYPAIAPVAPPPPSTFTAAQIERGRVLAAGGYCAECHTRTDGVRGVELAGDYKMDTPFGAIFSSNITPDPETGIGHWSEAAFKRAMRKGISRDGTQLFPAFPFDHFTHMTDEDIDAVYAFLMTRAPVHSVKRDNTVGFPFNIRLEQAGWKLLFLHEGPLKNNPNQDAEWNRGAYLAEGLSHCSACHTPRNLMGAEKASAPYDGAPVDNWIAPPLNENNPTPVVWTEDEFFKYLRFGSAPLHGSAAGPMSPVVHGGLSEMPESDVHAIAHYLAEIDHSATRVSQDPKALAWAMKASMKDLVGPQVNPNAKLYAGACAACHANAGPQPVEGRPDLALNNALWLDEPTNLFQVILRGIGTTEGISTVSMPSFYHSFSDADLARLATYLRATRTTLPPWTDLEKKAADVRKTLPTPPVASSH; encoded by the coding sequence GTGATTAAACGTATTGCAGCAGCGATTGTGGGGATCGGTGTCGCCGGTGGCGTCGGGTTCCTGGCCTATGCATGGTATCCGGCCATTGCGCCGGTTGCACCGCCTCCTCCCTCCACCTTCACCGCAGCCCAGATCGAGCGCGGGCGCGTGCTGGCCGCCGGCGGCTACTGCGCGGAGTGCCATACCCGCACCGATGGCGTGCGCGGCGTCGAGCTTGCAGGTGACTACAAGATGGATACGCCCTTTGGCGCCATCTTCTCCTCCAACATCACGCCCGACCCCGAAACGGGTATCGGCCACTGGTCGGAGGCCGCCTTCAAGCGCGCCATGCGCAAGGGCATCTCGCGTGACGGCACGCAGCTCTTCCCCGCCTTCCCGTTCGATCACTTCACGCACATGACGGATGAGGACATCGATGCGGTCTACGCCTTCCTCATGACGCGTGCGCCGGTGCATTCGGTCAAGCGTGACAATACGGTGGGCTTCCCCTTCAACATCCGCCTCGAGCAGGCGGGCTGGAAACTTCTGTTCCTGCATGAAGGGCCGCTCAAGAACAATCCAAACCAGGATGCCGAGTGGAACCGTGGCGCGTACCTGGCCGAAGGCCTGAGCCACTGCTCGGCATGCCACACGCCGCGTAACCTGATGGGGGCCGAGAAGGCCAGCGCGCCCTATGACGGCGCGCCGGTCGATAACTGGATCGCCCCCCCGCTCAATGAGAACAATCCGACCCCGGTCGTGTGGACCGAGGACGAGTTTTTCAAATACCTGCGCTTTGGTTCCGCGCCGCTGCACGGCAGTGCTGCGGGCCCGATGTCGCCGGTGGTGCATGGCGGCCTGAGCGAGATGCCGGAATCGGACGTGCATGCCATCGCGCATTACCTGGCCGAGATCGATCATTCCGCAACCCGCGTCAGCCAGGACCCCAAGGCCCTTGCATGGGCCATGAAGGCCTCGATGAAGGATCTGGTCGGCCCGCAGGTCAACCCGAACGCCAAGCTCTATGCCGGCGCCTGTGCCGCGTGCCACGCCAATGCCGGGCCGCAGCCGGTTGAAGGTCGCCCCGACCTCGCGCTGAACAATGCGCTGTGGCTCGATGAGCCAACCAACCTGTTCCAGGTGATCCTGCGCGGAATTGGCACGACGGAAGGCATTTCCACGGTGTCCATGCCCAGTTTCTACCATTCCTTCTCGGATGCGGACCTGGCCCGCCTGGCAACCTACCTGCGCGCCACGCGCACGACCCTGCCACCGTGGACCGATCTGGAAAAGAAGGCCGCCGACGTGCGCAAGACCCTGCCCACGCCGCCTGTCGCGTCGTCCCATTGA
- a CDS encoding (2Fe-2S)-binding protein codes for MTTFRLNGRDVTVDVPDDTPLLWVIRDEVGLTGTKFGCGIGMCGACTIHIGGRATRSCVTPVSAAEGADITTIEGIDPEGNHPVQQAWREIQVPQCGYCQSGQIMQAVSLLKDYPSPTDEEIDAVMAGSLCRCMTYIRIREAIKKAAANARGDASNG; via the coding sequence ATGACGACCTTTCGCCTCAATGGACGAGACGTAACCGTTGACGTGCCGGATGATACCCCCCTGCTGTGGGTCATCCGTGACGAAGTTGGCCTGACCGGAACAAAATTCGGTTGTGGCATCGGCATGTGTGGTGCGTGCACCATCCATATCGGTGGCCGGGCCACCCGCTCGTGCGTGACGCCAGTCAGCGCGGCAGAAGGTGCCGACATCACCACGATCGAAGGCATCGACCCCGAGGGTAACCACCCCGTGCAGCAGGCCTGGCGCGAGATCCAGGTGCCGCAATGCGGCTACTGCCAGTCCGGGCAGATCATGCAGGCCGTGAGCCTGCTGAAGGATTACCCCTCTCCCACGGATGAGGAAATCGATGCCGTCATGGCTGGCAGCCTGTGCCGGTGCATGACCTATATTCGCATTCGTGAGGCCATCAAGAAGGCCGCGGCCAACGCACGCGGAGATGCATCAAATGGGTAG
- a CDS encoding molybdopterin cofactor-binding domain-containing protein, which translates to MGRLNRFRLGKDGRREQTTLSRRGFLVTSLGAGVMFGFARPASANQIFPLDKALPGDGAFEPTIWCSIAPDGEITVNIIRAEMGQHIGTALARIIADEMEADWSKVRINYVDTDPKWGLMVTGGSWSVWMTWDVFRQAGAATRTALVEEAARLLGTTPDKCTVANGIVSAGTRQISFGDIVAKGHPSHSFTPEEMAKLPLKPASERRLIGNAEIKALDIPAKTNGTAIYGIDVKVEGMVYGRPKMPPTRYGSKVRSVDDTDAKKIKGYERYLIIEDPSEVVQGWVVVLAKTYSAAIRAADALKVEWTPGETIHTSEADIQDRGRELIKNRDGGVYIFNDDGVDQAFSGAHTVMEQEYTCASVLHYQLEPTNAVAFEKDGVYEIHAGNQWQSLILPTLAKALQVPESKVILRSYLLGGGFGRRLNGDYMIPAALASKALGGKPVKLILTRSDDMQFDSFRSPSVQRVRMAFDGSDKITGMDYQAAAGWPTGVMAQAFMEKGVDGKPYDQFAIAGGDHWYEVGAFRVRALRNDLAEKTFRPGWLRSVSPGWTSWGIECFLDEVAHRQKKDPAQFRLDLLTAQGRNKGEAPDSVGGALRQAAVVRRLMEKVNWGKTTLPKDTALGLATTAGQERGMPTWIGCVAQVHVDRSTGVVTCQKLTIVVDAGTVVDPDGARAQTEGAALWGLSMVLFENTEIVNGMPVDRNLNTYTPLRIADTPEMDIEFLPSTEKPMGLGEPGTTVVGPAIGNAIFNAVGVRLRHMPVRPADVLRGLQGS; encoded by the coding sequence ATGGGTAGATTAAACCGCTTCCGCCTGGGCAAGGACGGACGCCGCGAACAGACCACCCTGTCGCGTCGTGGCTTTCTTGTCACCTCGCTTGGCGCCGGGGTCATGTTCGGCTTCGCGCGTCCGGCCTCGGCCAACCAGATTTTCCCGCTCGACAAGGCCCTGCCCGGCGATGGCGCGTTCGAGCCGACCATCTGGTGCTCGATTGCGCCTGATGGCGAGATCACGGTCAACATCATCCGCGCGGAAATGGGCCAGCATATCGGCACAGCGCTTGCCCGCATCATCGCGGACGAGATGGAAGCCGACTGGAGCAAGGTCCGCATCAACTACGTCGACACCGACCCCAAATGGGGCCTGATGGTGACCGGCGGCAGCTGGTCGGTGTGGATGACGTGGGATGTATTCCGCCAGGCCGGTGCAGCCACCCGCACCGCACTGGTCGAGGAAGCCGCCCGCCTGCTCGGCACCACGCCTGACAAATGCACGGTCGCCAATGGCATCGTGTCGGCTGGCACCAGGCAGATCAGCTTTGGCGATATCGTGGCCAAGGGCCATCCGTCGCATTCCTTCACGCCTGAGGAAATGGCCAAGCTGCCGCTCAAGCCCGCGAGCGAACGCCGCCTGATCGGCAATGCCGAGATCAAGGCGCTGGACATTCCGGCCAAGACCAACGGCACCGCCATCTACGGCATCGACGTCAAGGTGGAGGGCATGGTCTATGGCCGCCCCAAGATGCCGCCCACCCGCTATGGTTCGAAGGTGCGTTCCGTTGATGATACGGACGCCAAGAAGATCAAGGGCTACGAGCGCTACCTGATCATCGAGGATCCGTCCGAGGTGGTGCAGGGCTGGGTCGTGGTGCTGGCCAAGACCTACAGCGCCGCCATCCGCGCGGCCGATGCGCTGAAGGTTGAGTGGACGCCGGGTGAGACCATCCACACATCCGAAGCCGACATTCAGGACCGTGGTCGCGAGCTGATCAAGAACAGGGATGGTGGCGTCTACATCTTCAATGATGATGGCGTGGACCAAGCCTTCAGCGGTGCGCATACGGTCATGGAGCAGGAATATACCTGCGCATCCGTGCTGCACTACCAGCTTGAGCCGACCAATGCCGTAGCCTTCGAGAAGGACGGCGTGTACGAGATCCATGCCGGCAACCAATGGCAGAGCCTGATCCTGCCCACGCTGGCCAAGGCGCTGCAGGTGCCCGAGAGCAAGGTGATCCTGCGCAGCTACCTGCTTGGCGGGGGCTTTGGCCGCCGCCTCAACGGTGACTACATGATCCCTGCCGCCCTTGCGTCGAAGGCGCTGGGCGGCAAGCCGGTCAAGCTGATCCTGACGCGGTCGGACGACATGCAGTTCGATTCCTTCCGCTCGCCTTCCGTCCAGCGCGTGCGCATGGCGTTTGATGGTAGCGACAAGATCACCGGCATGGACTATCAGGCCGCTGCCGGCTGGCCCACGGGCGTGATGGCGCAGGCCTTCATGGAAAAGGGCGTGGACGGCAAGCCTTATGACCAGTTTGCCATCGCTGGTGGCGATCACTGGTACGAGGTTGGCGCCTTCCGCGTGCGTGCGCTGCGCAATGACCTGGCAGAAAAGACCTTCCGCCCCGGCTGGCTGCGTTCGGTCAGCCCCGGCTGGACCAGCTGGGGGATCGAATGCTTCCTCGATGAGGTTGCGCACCGCCAGAAGAAGGATCCCGCCCAGTTCCGCCTTGACCTGCTGACCGCGCAGGGCCGCAACAAGGGGGAAGCACCGGATTCCGTAGGTGGCGCACTGCGTCAGGCTGCCGTTGTCCGCCGCCTGATGGAAAAGGTGAACTGGGGCAAGACCACCCTGCCCAAGGACACAGCACTCGGCCTTGCCACCACGGCGGGACAGGAACGCGGCATGCCGACCTGGATCGGTTGTGTTGCGCAGGTGCATGTTGACCGCAGCACCGGCGTGGTCACGTGCCAGAAGCTGACCATCGTGGTTGATGCGGGCACCGTGGTCGACCCCGATGGCGCCAGGGCCCAGACCGAGGGTGCGGCGCTGTGGGGCCTGAGCATGGTATTGTTCGAGAACACGGAAATCGTGAACGGCATGCCCGTGGACCGGAACCTGAACACCTATACCCCGCTGCGTATTGCCGATACGCCGGAGATGGACATCGAGTTCCTGCCCAGCACCGAGAAGCCCATGGGCCTTGGTGAACCTGGCACGACGGTGGTGGGGCCTGCCATTGGCAATGCCATCTTCAATGCCGTGGGCGTGCGCCTGCGCCACATGCCGGTGCGCCCGGCGGATGTGCTGCGCGGATTGCAGGGAAGCTGA
- a CDS encoding glucose/quinate/shikimate family membrane-bound PQQ-dependent dehydrogenase, whose protein sequence is MNSLIRSAPLLAAAIAVCALTGLYLLGGGLWLCLIGGSFYYVVAGALLLVTAVLLFRRQAMALTVYAVLLLGTMVWAVQEAGFDFWALAPRGDILVPIGIVLALPWVTRHLQPAGPATRLPLFGAIGAAVVVVGAALTQDPQDIAGSLPPVAQNAPEPGDAHQMPDEDWQAYGRTQFGDRFSPLKQINASNVSKLKVAWTFRTGDLRGPNDPGEITDEVTPIKIRDTLYLCTPHQILFALDAKTGQQRWKFDPKLAYNPTFQHLTCRGVSYHENKADDAQAADGTAAPVECARRIFLPTNDGQLFALDAATGARCASFGNNGVVNLQDGMPVKTLGFYEPTSPPVVTDTTVIVSGAVTDNYSTHEPSGVTRGFDVHTGALKWAFDPGNPDPNEMPSEHHSFVPNSPNSWITASYDAKLDLIYIPMGVQTPDIWGGNRGADAERYASSIVALNASTGKLVWSYQTVHHDLWDMDIPAQPSLVDIRNEQGEVIPTLYAPAKTGNIFVLDRRNGQLVVPAPERPVPQGAAPGDHLSPTQPFSQLTFRPSKLLTDADMWGGTMYDQLVCRIMFHRLRYDGTFTPPSLQGTLVFPGNLGMFEWGGLAVDPVRQIAIANPIAIPFVSKLIPRGPNNPATPDKSLPSGSESGVQPQFGVPYGVDLHPFLSPFGLPCKQPAWGYMSGIDLRTNKIVWKHRNGTIRDSAPLPLPIKMGVPSLGGPLTTAGGVAFLTSTLDYYIRAYDVTNGQVLWQDRLPAGGQSTPMTYAVDGRQYIVTADGGHGSFGTKLGDYIVAYSLPDGN, encoded by the coding sequence ATGAATAGCCTCATACGCTCGGCTCCCCTTCTCGCTGCGGCCATTGCCGTCTGCGCCCTGACAGGTCTCTACCTGCTGGGAGGGGGGCTATGGCTGTGTCTCATCGGCGGCTCCTTTTATTATGTCGTTGCCGGTGCCCTGCTGCTGGTCACGGCCGTGCTGCTGTTTCGGCGGCAGGCCATGGCGCTCACGGTCTATGCCGTGCTCCTGCTCGGCACGATGGTGTGGGCCGTGCAGGAAGCCGGATTTGATTTCTGGGCGCTGGCCCCGCGTGGCGATATTCTGGTGCCCATCGGCATCGTGCTCGCCCTGCCGTGGGTAACACGCCACCTGCAGCCTGCAGGTCCTGCCACCCGCCTGCCGCTGTTCGGCGCGATTGGCGCCGCCGTGGTGGTGGTGGGCGCAGCCCTGACGCAGGACCCGCAGGATATCGCGGGCAGCCTGCCCCCCGTGGCGCAGAATGCCCCCGAGCCGGGCGATGCCCATCAGATGCCCGATGAAGACTGGCAGGCCTATGGCCGCACCCAGTTTGGTGACCGGTTCTCCCCGCTCAAGCAGATCAACGCCAGCAATGTCAGCAAGCTGAAGGTGGCCTGGACATTCCGCACCGGCGACCTGCGCGGCCCCAACGACCCCGGTGAAATCACCGATGAGGTCACGCCCATCAAGATCCGTGATACGCTCTACCTGTGCACCCCCCACCAGATCCTGTTCGCGCTCGATGCAAAGACTGGCCAGCAGCGGTGGAAGTTTGACCCAAAGCTGGCCTACAACCCCACCTTCCAGCACCTGACCTGCCGTGGCGTGTCCTATCATGAGAACAAAGCCGATGACGCGCAGGCGGCGGATGGCACTGCCGCGCCGGTCGAGTGCGCGCGCCGCATCTTCCTGCCCACCAATGATGGCCAGCTTTTCGCGCTCGATGCCGCAACCGGCGCGCGGTGTGCCAGTTTTGGCAATAATGGTGTGGTGAACCTGCAGGACGGCATGCCGGTCAAGACGCTGGGCTTTTATGAACCCACCTCCCCCCCGGTCGTGACCGATACCACCGTGATCGTGTCCGGCGCCGTGACCGACAACTATTCCACGCATGAGCCTTCAGGCGTCACGCGCGGGTTCGACGTGCATACCGGCGCGCTGAAATGGGCGTTCGACCCTGGCAATCCCGACCCGAACGAGATGCCGTCCGAGCACCACAGCTTCGTGCCCAATTCCCCCAATTCGTGGATCACGGCATCCTATGACGCCAAGCTCGACCTGATCTACATCCCCATGGGCGTGCAGACACCCGATATCTGGGGCGGCAACCGCGGTGCGGATGCCGAGCGCTATGCAAGCTCCATTGTGGCGCTGAACGCCTCTACCGGCAAGCTGGTCTGGTCCTACCAGACCGTCCACCACGACCTGTGGGACATGGACATCCCGGCCCAGCCCAGCCTGGTTGATATCCGCAACGAACAGGGCGAGGTCATCCCCACCCTGTATGCCCCTGCCAAGACCGGCAACATCTTCGTGCTCGACCGGCGCAACGGCCAGCTCGTGGTGCCTGCGCCCGAGCGCCCCGTGCCGCAGGGGGCCGCGCCGGGCGATCATCTTTCGCCCACGCAGCCCTTCTCGCAGCTGACCTTCCGCCCCAGCAAGCTCCTGACCGATGCCGACATGTGGGGCGGCACGATGTATGACCAGCTGGTCTGCCGCATCATGTTCCACCGCCTGCGCTATGATGGCACGTTCACGCCGCCTTCGCTGCAGGGCACGCTGGTCTTCCCCGGCAATCTCGGCATGTTCGAATGGGGCGGCCTTGCGGTTGACCCCGTGCGCCAGATCGCGATTGCCAACCCCATCGCCATTCCGTTCGTGTCCAAGCTGATCCCGCGCGGGCCGAACAACCCGGCAACACCTGACAAGTCCCTACCCTCGGGCTCGGAGAGTGGTGTGCAGCCGCAGTTTGGCGTGCCTTATGGCGTGGACCTGCATCCGTTCCTCTCGCCGTTCGGCCTGCCGTGCAAGCAGCCCGCCTGGGGCTACATGTCGGGCATCGACCTGCGCACCAACAAGATCGTGTGGAAGCACCGCAACGGCACGATCCGTGACAGCGCGCCGCTGCCCCTGCCCATCAAGATGGGCGTGCCCAGCCTTGGCGGCCCGCTCACCACGGCTGGTGGCGTGGCCTTCCTGACCTCGACGCTCGATTACTACATCCGCGCCTATGACGTGACGAACGGCCAGGTGCTATGGCAGGACCGCCTGCCCGCCGGTGGCCAGTCCACGCCCATGACCTATGCGGTCGATGGCAGGCAGTACATCGTCACTGCCGATGGCGGCCACGGATCATTCGGCACCAAGCTGGGTGACTACATCGTCGCCTACAGCCTGCCCGACGGGAACTGA